In Sorghum bicolor cultivar BTx623 chromosome 10, Sorghum_bicolor_NCBIv3, whole genome shotgun sequence, one genomic interval encodes:
- the LOC8065614 gene encoding protein SHI RELATED SEQUENCE 1 produces the protein MAGFSLRGGGGGGGGRGGDRGGDHPIGADSLFLYARGAAAAAADTAASGGGGGGGIGFQLWHPHQQAAAAAAAPHTSQFFSSGAVATGVVLGFSSHDGGAGGIGGPGGAGGGRAGTSCQDCGNNAKKDCAHMRCRTCCRSRGFSCPTHVKSTWVPAAKRRERQQQLAALFRGAANSNSASAAAAAAAAAAASKRPRELVRSLGRLPSANSAMVTTTTSSGDGGGGRFPPELNVEAVFRCVRIGPVDEPDAELAYQTAVSIGGHTFKGILRDHGPADDAAVGQLPPSSAEYHQLTAGQAREGSSPAGSSEAAATVATSAAVLMDPYPTPIGAFAAGTQFFPHNPRT, from the exons ATGGCTGGGTTCTCTCTGaggggcggaggcggcggcggaggcgggagGGGCGGGGACCGGGGCGGCGATCACCCGATCGGTGCCGACAGCCTGTTCCTGTACGCTCGCGGggcggccgccgcggccgccgacacggcggccagcggcggcggcgggggcggcggGATAGGGTTCCAGCTCTGGCACCCGCAccagcaggcggcggcggccgccgccgcgccgcacaCGTCGCAGTTCTTCTCCTCCGGCGCTGTCGCCACGGGCGTCGTGCTCGGCTTCTCCTCCCATGACGGGGGCGCTGGAGGGATCGGCGGACCGGGCGGCGCCGGGGGCGGCAGGGCCGGCACCAGCTGCCAGGACTGCGGCAACAACGCCAAGAAGGACTGCGCACACATGCGCTGCCGCACCTGCTGCAGGAGCCGCGGCTTCAGCTGCCCCACGCACGTCAAGAGCACCTGGGTCCCCGCCGCCAAGCGCCGGGAGCGCCAGCAGCAGCtcgccgcgctcttccgcggcGCCGCTAACAGCAACAGCGCCagcgcagcagcagctgccgctgccgctgcggcCGCGAGCAAGCGCCCGCGCGAGCTCGTCCGCTCCCTTGGCCGCTTGCCGTCCGCCAACTCCGCCATGGTCACCACGACTACCTCCTCAG gcgacggcggcggcgggaggttCCCGCCGGAGCTGAACGTGGAGGCGGTGTTCCGATGCGTGCGGATCGGGCCGGTGGACGAGCCAGACGCGGAGCTTGCATACCAGACGGCGGTGAGCATCGGCGGGCACACTTTCAAGGGGATCCTGCGCGACCACGGGCCGGCGGACGACGCGGCGGTGGGCCAGCTGCCGCCGTCCTCGGCGGAGTACCACCAGCTGACGGCGGGGCAAGCGAGGGAAGGGTCGTCGCCGGCGGGGAGCAGCGAGGCGgcggccacggtggcgacgtcggcggcggtgcTGATGGACCCGTACCCGACACCGATCGGCGCCTTCGCCGCAGGCACCCAGTTCTTCCCTCATAACCCTAGAACCTAG